The Paraburkholderia megapolitana genomic sequence CGTCAAGGCTTCGGAAGTCATCAAGGTGATGATGAAGCTCGGCCAGATGGTGACGATCAACCAGATGCTGGACCAGGAAACGGCGATGATCATCGTCGAGGAACTGGGTCACCACGCGGTTGCCGCGAAGCTGGACGATCCGGAAGCGATGCTGGTCGAAGGTGAAACCACCGACGCCGAACTGCTGCCGCGTCCGCCGGTCGTGACCGTGATGGGCCACGTCGACCACGGCAAGACCTCGCTGCTCGACTACATCCGTCGTGCCAAGGTGGCCGCGGGCGAAGCGGGCGGGATTACGCAGCACATCGGCGCATATCACGTCGAAACGCCGCGCGGCGTCATTACGTTCCTCGATACGCCGGGCCACGAAGCGTTCACGGCCATGCGTGCCCGTGGTGCGAAGGCAACCGACATCGTGATTCTGGTGGTCGCCGCCGACGACGGCGTGATGCCGCAAACCAAGGAAGCGATTGCCCACGCGAAGGCTGGCGGCGTACCGCTCGTCGTCGCGATCAACAAGATCGACAAGCCGGATGCCAATACGGATCGCGTGAAGCAGGAACTCGTCGCGGAAGGCGTCGTGCCGGAAGAATACGGCGGCGAGTCGCCGTTCGTGCCGGTGTCGGCGAAAACCGGTGCGGGCATCGACGATCTGCTCGAACAGGTCCTGTTGCAGGCCGAAGTGCTGGAACTGAAGGCACCGATCGATGCGCCGGCCAAGGGTCTCGTCATCGAAGCGAAGCTCGATAAGGGTAAGGGTCCGGTCGCTACGATCCTCGTTCAGTCGGGTACGCTGAACCGCGGCGACGTGGTGCTGGCAGGTAGCGCCTACGGCCGTGTGCGAGCCATGCTCGACGAAACCGGCAAGCCGACCAAGTCGGCGGGTCCGTCCATCCCTGTTGAAATTCAGGGTCTGTCGGAAGTGCCGCAGGCGGGCGAAGAAGTCATCGTCATGCCGGACGACCGCAAGGCACGTGAAGTCGCACTGTTCCGTCAAGGCAAGTTCCGCGACGTCAAGCTGGCAAAGCAGCAAGCCGCGAAGCTCGAGAACATGCTGGAGCAGATGAGCGAAGGCGAAGTGCAGTACCTGCCGCTTATCGTCAAGGCCGACGTGCAGGGTTCGCAGGAAGCGCTCGTGCAATCGCTGCAAAAACTGTCTACCGACGAAGTACGCGTACAGATCGTGCACGGCGCGGTGGGCGGCATCAGCGAAAACGACGTCAACCTCGCAACCGCTTCGAAGGCCGTCATCATCGGCTTCAACACCCGTGCGGATGCGCAGGCGCGCAAGCTGGCCGAAGCGAACGGTATCGATATCCGCTACTACAACATCATCTATGACGCTGTGGATGAAGTGAAGGCGGCGATGTCGGGCATGCTCTCGCCGGAGAAGCGCGAAGTCGTCACCGGGATGGTCGAAGTGCGTCAGGTCTTCAAGGTACCGAAGATCGGCGCAGTGGCCGGTTGTATGGTCACGGACGGTTTCGTCAAGCGCACGTCGTCGGTACGCGTGCTGCGCGACAATGTCGTGATCCACACCGGCGAGCTCGATTCGCTGAAGCGCTTCAAGGACGACGTGAAGGAAGTGCGTCAGGGCTTCGAGTGCGGGATGTCGATCAAGAACTTCAACGACATCCAGGAAGGCGATCAGTTCGAAGTCTTCGAGGTCACCGAAGTCGCGCGTACGCTGTAACGACTGCGCAAGACAGACCGGGCGGAGCGGGCGCTTGCCCGGCTCCGCCCGTTTTGTTTTTGTGCCTACGGATTCACCATGCCAAAAAAACGTTCTTCTCCTAATCGCAACGTGCAGATCGCGGATCAGATCCAGCGCGATCTGTCCGAACTGATGCGCGAGGTCAAAGACCCGCGCATCGGCCTTGTCACGATCCAGAGCGTCGAGCTGACGCCGGACTACGCG encodes the following:
- the infB gene encoding translation initiation factor IF-2; translation: MASNNVAQFAAELKMPAGVLLEQLQAAGVTKANEDDTLSETDKARLLDHLRKSHGSTDADKRKITLTKRHTSEIKQSDSTGKARTIQVEVRKKRTFVRRDEAAEQGADASVQVAEADEAELQRREEEARHEAELLEKQALELKERQERLEREEAERRAREEAAEAERRRAEEEAAKKRSAADTAAAHEVAAQAVVAETREAEPAEQEDEQRAAAERAAQREAAKKAEDAAREASEKTRAEQQEVSRRRAAAEAEARAIREMMSTPRKVPVKAPEPVAAKPVEPPKAAEAKGTLHKPARPPGEDKPRPVAKKTTTTTTTTAAPSTTAGDKKKPGGKGGWQDDAAKRRGIKTRGDTSGGVDRGWRGGPKGRGKHQDANTTFQAPVEPIVREVHVPETITVADLAHKMAVKASEVIKVMMKLGQMVTINQMLDQETAMIIVEELGHHAVAAKLDDPEAMLVEGETTDAELLPRPPVVTVMGHVDHGKTSLLDYIRRAKVAAGEAGGITQHIGAYHVETPRGVITFLDTPGHEAFTAMRARGAKATDIVILVVAADDGVMPQTKEAIAHAKAGGVPLVVAINKIDKPDANTDRVKQELVAEGVVPEEYGGESPFVPVSAKTGAGIDDLLEQVLLQAEVLELKAPIDAPAKGLVIEAKLDKGKGPVATILVQSGTLNRGDVVLAGSAYGRVRAMLDETGKPTKSAGPSIPVEIQGLSEVPQAGEEVIVMPDDRKAREVALFRQGKFRDVKLAKQQAAKLENMLEQMSEGEVQYLPLIVKADVQGSQEALVQSLQKLSTDEVRVQIVHGAVGGISENDVNLATASKAVIIGFNTRADAQARKLAEANGIDIRYYNIIYDAVDEVKAAMSGMLSPEKREVVTGMVEVRQVFKVPKIGAVAGCMVTDGFVKRTSSVRVLRDNVVIHTGELDSLKRFKDDVKEVRQGFECGMSIKNFNDIQEGDQFEVFEVTEVARTL